Proteins encoded in a region of the Podarcis muralis chromosome 6, rPodMur119.hap1.1, whole genome shotgun sequence genome:
- the LOC114597725 gene encoding aquaporin-12-like produces the protein MAGLNVSIAFFFSIVALCEVTRRLSKRIFPPKLYSCFASELASSFQLCACCLELKMLVEIGPWVGGFGPDVSFTLLFLLFLVHGASFDGASANPAVSLQEFLALDSPFVATVSKLLVQFMGMIAAGALTKLYWSRELTDFHMIQNIMAQDCSSSLRTSVSHGIFVEATCSFFSNVAILRFRSSSPMYRAPVIALTVTALAYTAAPFTGAFFNPALAFAVTFSCSGNSLPEYMQVYWLGPTAGMLVALFVYRGNIPRLFQTNLLYSQKNKYRIPKGKAIPLSGAEQRQPKTQKVTSCSGPSDRTE, from the exons ATGGCTGGTTTGAACGTCTCCATAGCCTTTTTCTTCTCCATTGTCGCCCTTTGTGAGGTGACCAGGAGGCTCTCCAAGAGAATTTTTCCACCTAAGCTGTACTCGTGCTTTGCTAGCGAACTGGCCAGCTCATTCCAGCTGTGTGCTTGCTGCCTGGAGCTAAAGATGCTTGTGGAGATTGGTCCATGGgttggtggctttggcccagatGTGAGCTTcacactcctcttccttctcttcttggtTCATGGTGCTTCTTTTGATGGAGCTTCTGCCAACCCTGCCGTCTCCCTCCAGGAATTTTTAGCTTTGGATTCTCCTTTTGTGGCCACAGTTTCCAAGCTCTTGGTCCAGTTTATGGGGATGATAGCAGCTGGTGCCTTGACCAAGCTATATTGGTCCAGGGAACTGACAGACTTCCACATGATTCAAAACATAATGGCCCAAGACTGCAGCTCATCGCTCAGAACATCTGTCTCCCATGGCATCTTTGTGGAGGCCACATGCTCATTTTTTTCCAACGTAGCGATTCTCAGGTTCCGATCCAGTTCTCCCATGTACAGAGCCCCTGTCATTGCACTCACTGTTACTGCCTTGGCCTACACAG CTGCACCTTTCACAGGAGCCTTTTTTAACCCTGCCCTGGCATTTGCTGTGACTTTTTCCTGTTCTGGGAACAGCTTACCAGAGTATATGCAAGTGTATTGGTTGGGGCCCACTGCAG GGATGCTGGTAGCTCTGTTCGTGTATCGGGGGAACATCCCACGACTCTTTCAGACAAACCTGCTGTACAGTCAAAAGAACAAATACAGGATCCCCAAGGGAAAAGCAATTCCATTGTCTGGTGCTGAACAAAGACAGCCAAAAACACAGAAGGTGACCAGCTGCTCAGGACCATCTGACAGAACAGAGTGA
- the LOC114598134 gene encoding galactose-3-O-sulfotransferase 2-like, with protein sequence MCKLTRTWIRKWKLSCNSQLGRLWVALLLLFLLCLIFQVAERFQCISNCRCDFKQNQLSLEENRASENSIQVQRSPTSAQLLQKSTAQKREPRPNPAENKRLATKLNAAFNKTKLLAASFGSEEEFWQNPFVEGDERVQAQHTAKRLRNWWNHSTPKDPGGNQVVVNFADDQTSAAATKDGSSLIKVAEPTTRIFAEDQTAHVKDPERRPFPKHTTKTQSEAFSAVGDRRTVGMASAKPPTMKLPPPENNILPKVGTAKEGGSTSSPSQGSTCMPKTHVVFLKVHKSASSTVMNILFRFGDTRNLSFALPSNGATQLFYPHYFTAAAVQGFSPKKDPQFHIMCHHMRFFQPEVARVMPNTSFYFSILRNPIHLMESSFAYYKGSSAFAKAKNLEEFLNDTSKFYSASTSDSQYAKNLMTFDFGYNHNGNFSAKNVQLMLRAIEAQFDLLLISEYFDESMVLLKEALCWDLDDVVSFPLNSRDNSSKSHLSKDTIEKIKSWNKSDWELYVHFNRTFWEKIDGHMGRERMQQEVRALQQKREQLAKICLQEGGSVAPMKIADPALAPLQYGKAKILGYNIKPGLDRATRQMCQHLVTPELQYSSLLYRKQFPQKTLTPRNPAHLPNLYNRRAV encoded by the exons CAATTGTAGATGCGATTTCAAACAGAATCAGCTTTCCCTTGAAGAAAACAGAGCCAGTGAGAATTCCATCCAGGTTCAAAGGAGCCCAACTTCTGCCCAACTTCTGCAGAAAAGCACCGCCCAAAAGAGGGAGCCCAGGCCCAACCCTGCAGAGAATAAGAGGCTAGCCACAAAACTGAACGCAGCCTTCAACAAAACCAaactgctggctgccagcttCGGCAGCGAAGAAGAATTCTGGCAAAACCCGTTTGTGGAGGGTGATGAGAGGGTGCAGGCTCAGCATACAGCAAAAAGGCTGAGGAACTGGTGGAACCACAGCACCCCAAAAGATCCCGGAGGAAACCAAGTAGTGGTGAACTTTGCTGATGATCAGACATCTGCGGCTGCAACAAAGGATGGAAGTTCCCTGATCAAGGTGGCAGAACCCACAACAAGGATTTTTGCAGAGGATCAAACAGCACATGTCAAAGACCCAGAAAGACGCCCCTTTCCGAAGCACACAACAAAGACTCAATCAGAGGCCTTCAGTGCTGTAGGAGACAGAAGAACAGTTGGGATGGCGTCAGCAAAACCACCAACCATGAAACTACCTCCACCAGAAAACAATATTCTTCCCAAAGTTGGAacagcaaaggagggagggagcactTCCAGCCCCTCTCAAGGTTCAACATGCATGCCCAAGACCCACGTTGTTTTCCTCAAAGTGCACAAGAGTGCCAGCAGCACCGTCATGAACATCTTGTTTCGCTTTGGCGATACTCGCAACCTTTCTTTTGCCTTGCCAAGCAATGGTGCCACTCAATTGTTCTATCCTCATTATTTCACGGCAGCAGCTGTGCAGGGGTTTTCTCCCAAAAAAGACCCCCAGTTTCACATTATGTGTCATCATATGAGGTTCTTTCAACCAGAG GTTGCTCGAGTCATGCCAAACACAAGCTTTTACTTTTCTATCCTCCGGAATCCCATTCATCTCATGGAATCATCCTTCGCCTACTACAAAGGGTCCTCTGCCTTTGCCAAAGCCAAGAATTTAGAGGAGTTTCTCAATGACACCTCCAAGTTTTACAGTGCCTCAACCAGTGATAGCCAGTATGCCAAAAACCTAATGACGTTCGATTTTGGCTATAACCACAACGGGAACTTCTCCGCAAAGAATGTCCAGCTCATGCTGAGAGCCATTGAGGCCCAATTTGACCTTCTCCTCATCTCAGAGTACTTTGACGAATCCATGGTGCTGCTGAAGGAGGCCTTGTGCTGGGACCTGGATGATGTGGTCTCCTTCCCTCTCAACAGCAGAGACAACAGCTCAAAGTCCCACCTTTCCAAAGACACCATAGAGAAGATAAAAAGCTGGAACAAGTCGGACTGGGAACTCTATGTGCATTTCAACAGGACCTTTTGGGAGAAGATAGACGGGCACATGGGCAGGGAGCGCATGCAGCAGGAAGTGAGGGCGCTGCAGCAGAAGCGGGAACAGCTGGCCAAGATTTGCCTTCAAGAAGGTGGCAGCGTCGCCCCTATGAAGATCGCAGACCCAGCACTGGCCCCGCTGCAGTATGGCAAAGCAAAAATACTAGGCTATAACATAAAGCCTGGGCTGGATAGGGCAACAAGGCAGATGTGCCAACATCTAGTGACACCTGAGCTTCAGTATAGTAGCCTCCTGTATAGGAAACAGTTTCCCCAGAAAACTTTGACACCCAGAAACCCAGCTCACTTGCCAAATCTATACAACCGCAGGGCAGTTTGA